Within the Enterobacter roggenkampii genome, the region CCCATCTTCGGACTCCATCGCAACATATCAATACTATTACGCTAGATGGAACCGGTTCCAAAGAAAAGGTCAGGATGTTGAATTTATGATCGCTATCACAAGGGAAATTTAACGCGCGGTGGAGCCACGAACGATCAGCTCGCCGGAGAAGACCTGCTCGCGAACGGCATCGCTGGTGCCTTCAATACGACGAACGACTTGTTCAACAGCAGCATAGCCAATCTGCCAGGTGGGCTGTTTGAGGGTAGTAATGCCGACGCCAGCCAGCTCCGCCCACTCCAGTTCATCAAACCCCAGCAGACCGATGTCGCTGCCCCAGTGCAGGCCAATGCGCTTGAGCGAGCGGGCGACCTGCAGCGTCAGCGCCCCGTTGGCGGAGATAACCGCTTTGCGCATCCCACGATGGCGCGTATGGAACTGACGCAGGGTGTTGTCGAGCTGCCCGGCTTCGTGAAGCGGCGTTTCGGCATTTTCGGCGATCACGCCGGGATAACGCTCCAGCGTGGCGCGAAATGCGCTCAGGCGTTCACGTCGGGTGTTGACCATCCCCAGCGGTTCACTCAGAAACAGAATGGCCTCGAAGCCCTGTTCAATCAGATGTTCGGTGGCGGTCGTGGCGGCCTGGGTGTTATCCAGCCCGACCACATCGCAGGCAAATTCCGGGATTTTACGGTCGATGAGGACCATGGGTAGGGAGGATTGCTGCAGGCGATTTAAGCCTTCTTCACGCATGCCTACCGCGTTGACCACAATCCCTTCCACCTGATAGCTGCGCAGCAGGTCGAGATAATGCAGCTCCTGGTCGACTTCGTTGTTGGTATTACAGACCAGCGGCGTAAAGCCTTTCTCGCGACAGGCGGCTTCGATACCGCTGAGCACGTTCACGGAGTAGGGGTTGGTGATATCGGCGATGATCAGCCCGATAAGGCGGGTGCGGCCGCGTTTGAGCCCGCGCGCCATGAGGCTGGGACGGTAGTCGAGATCGGCAATGGCCTGTTCAATACGCGCCAGCAACGCATCGGATAGCAGATGTTTCTCGCCGTTAAGGTAGCGCGAAATGCTGGTTTTACCGGTTTTGGCGGCTTTCGCCACGTCGCTGATGGTGGCCCGGGCTGGTTTGCTCATCGCTGATTTCCCTGAATTTAGTGAGAATACCTTAGCGGGAAAATCGGACGAATCAAGTAATTTGCCCGGTGGCGCTGCGCTTACCGGAGGTTGCGGTCTGATACCCTCACCCCAACCCTCTCCCACGGGAGAGGGCGCAAACACTAAAAACGGCAACGGGGTTGCCGTTTTGCTATTACCTACTGAATTGGGCTTAACGTAATCTCTACGCGGCGGTTCTGCGCTTTGCCTTCCGCCGTGCTGTTGCTGGCGATAGGGTTGGCGGGGCCCATGCCGCTGGTGCGGATGCGGTTTGCTTCAACGCCCTGGGTAATCAGCGAGCTGGCCACGGAATCGGCGCGCTGCTGGGACAGACGCATGTTCAGATCCTGGCTGCCGGTGCTGTCGGTGTAGCCAATCACGTTCACGGCGGTCTTATTGTACTCTTTCAGCACCATCGCCACGCCGGTAAGGGTGTTCGCACCCGCGGGTTTCAGCGTTGCGCTGCTGCTGTCAAAGGTCACATTGTTCGGCATATTCAGGATGATGTTATCGCCGCTGCGCGTCACGCTCACGCCGGTTCCCTTCATTTTGTCGCGCAGTTTTGCTTCCTGCACGTCCATGTAATAACCGACGCCGCCGCCCAGGGCCGCGCCCGCCGCTGCGCCAATCAGCGCGCCTTTGCCGCGGTCTTTCTTGGAGGAGGAGAGCGCCCCAACGCCTGCGCCGACCAGCGAGCCGATACCCGCGCCAATGCCGGATTTACCCGCTTCGCGCTCACCGGTGTAAGGGTTGGTTGTGCAGCCAGAAACAGCCAGTGCACCGCTCACCAGAGCGGCAATAACGAGTACGCGTTTTTTCATCTTCTTTCCTTAATCCTTTTTATTCTTTGCCACGGCGAACGTGGCAGTTGATTATGACGTCCAGATACGGAGAAAATTCCGGGTATAACTCTGAAATTTGTGACAAACCATAAACGGT harbors:
- a CDS encoding LacI family DNA-binding transcriptional regulator; translation: MSKPARATISDVAKAAKTGKTSISRYLNGEKHLLSDALLARIEQAIADLDYRPSLMARGLKRGRTRLIGLIIADITNPYSVNVLSGIEAACREKGFTPLVCNTNNEVDQELHYLDLLRSYQVEGIVVNAVGMREEGLNRLQQSSLPMVLIDRKIPEFACDVVGLDNTQAATTATEHLIEQGFEAILFLSEPLGMVNTRRERLSAFRATLERYPGVIAENAETPLHEAGQLDNTLRQFHTRHRGMRKAVISANGALTLQVARSLKRIGLHWGSDIGLLGFDELEWAELAGVGITTLKQPTWQIGYAAVEQVVRRIEGTSDAVREQVFSGELIVRGSTAR
- a CDS encoding OmpA family lipoprotein is translated as MKKRVLVIAALVSGALAVSGCTTNPYTGEREAGKSGIGAGIGSLVGAGVGALSSSKKDRGKGALIGAAAGAALGGGVGYYMDVQEAKLRDKMKGTGVSVTRSGDNIILNMPNNVTFDSSSATLKPAGANTLTGVAMVLKEYNKTAVNVIGYTDSTGSQDLNMRLSQQRADSVASSLITQGVEANRIRTSGMGPANPIASNSTAEGKAQNRRVEITLSPIQ